The Juglans microcarpa x Juglans regia isolate MS1-56 chromosome 2D, Jm3101_v1.0, whole genome shotgun sequence DNA window CTATCATGGTTTATctctataaattaaaatagagtaaaaactaaacaagaaagaaaaacgaaaaagatattatattttgatggctacatttttattatttttgatgacttaaatacaatatataaattagaatttattagaaaattacaaAGCCATGAGATAAAAGAACTCTctagataattataaaatccaaATACTTTGAtagatattataatcaaatcaaatcttgatttaaatttgattggattttatctttatttctaACATTATCTAACATGGACAAGATAGAGCCTAaaattccttcttttttttttgtttccttcgtcacgatatataaaatacaacttacaatatataaatacaagGGTTACAAACATGAGTAGTCTAGTAAACTAGGCATTGAATATAAGGATTATAATTCTTCGAAAAACATCAAGGAGAGATACAAACATAGCGTAACGTAGATTCATATAATTATCATATAACTCATTTTACATTAACCATTAGGGGTTTTCATCCAGGTTCATCGGTCGGAACCTGAGTATACCCGGACCGAAACTTGGGTTTCAAACCCGGGCTAGAACATGGGCCGGGTTGGTTCGGGTCAGACCCGAGCTGAAACCCGCGTAGAGCCAGGTTATTGAAACCTAAAAATCTGGGTTCCGGGTTGtacccagattttttttttttaacaaaaatctatatcattcagtttatttcaatatgcattttttttttttattattctaagaGCCTATATTCTATTgtaaatttttcaagaaaaaatgttcatattcttttatatataaaactaattaccTTTATAACTAAATGCATCTAAAAAAGCATAATGCAATCACTACATATTTCATTATCtagtatttatacattacattacaaaacacaaattacaatatataaaattacatatcaAAAGTGGATTACATAGAGCCACCGATACATAATCTGTTTGCTTCATGCAATCAATGCATTCCTCCACAACTGAGTTTAGTTTATAATGAATTTCCTGTCTCAGAACAGCCATTGTTGGTCTAAGCTTATTAGCAAGATGTATTTACTAGAAAGGTGAAAGCTGCAACTTTGTGGCATTAGTTGAATTTGGGACTACATGACCATTCAttcattaaagaaataattaaaacatctaTCCAAAGGAATGGGAAGTGGGAAACCAAccgtaaaaaattaaaacatgcttAAAGAGACCAAAGAAAGAGGGAGACAAAGACTCGCAACATTTTGCCGACATTGCTAGCACCAAAAACCTTGTGAACAATGGTAAACTTGTGAGGGTCATCGTAAGGGACAATGTGAACTCCATTTGGATCTTACACTTGTACAGTTACATGTGTCTATTACACAACAAACGGCATACTTGGTAACAAGAAAATATGTCTATTACACAACAAATGGACATAATggcaaaataacaaaaaaacccaTGTTTACACCCATATTTAACAGCATATACTTTATACtcatatttaacaaaataacataaaaaatcaaGATCTATTAAAGATTATtccattcaaacatttttatcaaaacaaactcaaatcaacaaagtaataaaacgagaaaatcataaaaaaattgttgtagAGAAAGCAAGCCAAGACTAGTACTACTTGTTGCTCCGAGGGtgagttttttttccccttttcattttctgtacCACACTCCATTATGGGTTGTTATTCATTTTCTACACAAATGTTACAGAAAAATATTGCCTTGGTTCTTCGTTTTCTACTCAAATGTTACCTAAATCACAGAGAACAAACCTTGGGATCGAGAGGATGACGGCGAGTCGGGGACGACGACGAGGTCACAAGGATGACGGGGTTTCTTCGATTGGCACTGAGAGAAAACCTTCGAGCCCCGaaagaaataagaagaagaaggcgGAATCACCGAAAGATACCTTCGATTCACTCTCTTCAATGAGCGACAGAGTTTTGCTCGACAGAGACACTACGATTTCAGCGTGAGTgactagagagagagggggggatgAAGACGGAtgtgagatagagaaagagaTGGATGGGAGTCTGGGAGAGTCAAAGATGAAGGTTGAAGCGGCTAGGCACTAGGGTTTCGTCTCTTCAAATTTATATAAACCCGGGGCAGTACCAGGTGTTTATTATGGAACCTGAGTTTCATACCTGGGTTCAGACCGGAGGAAACCGGTTATTAGAATGCGGGTTTCGGCCCGGATTTGATCCAAGCCGAAAACCATAACCGAAACCCATGAACCCGGAACGGACTGGAAAAAATCCAACCCTAATGAACAGTCTTATTAGCCAACCAATATAATAGAATTATCTCacacaacaataaaaatatttaaaatggcTCCATTTtgatagtaaaagtgtttcatctcattttattattataatttttcaaatttttacacaaaatataatcaacaattcaattttttcaaattttaaaataaaaataatattttattcaacttttatcttgactatcttatctcaactcactatacAAACCGCAACTAAAACTTTTACATTGAAGCATATCAATTCGAAATAGGGCGGTTACTTGCAAATGGTAaataaatatgtgtgtgtatctTTACTCCCATGCCAATAGCCCAACAAACCCGACCAATGAGACGCATAAACACATTGGAATTAGCGacaacaaaattgaaaatagatGCAGCCGCGTAGACAAAATTGCCTATGAGCGCGTAATATAGTATTTCCCCTCCCAACTTCTTGGCCACCCACAATATACCGGAAAATCCCAGAAGCTCACGCGCCGCCAGGAATAGACGAAAAATAAACAGAGCCGACTCATCCGTTAGATCGAATGATGGAAAGTGCTTTTTCAAGAAGAGAGGTAATGAAGCCACAGCATCTGCGTGCGTACgcacaacaaaaacaaaataaaaagtcatCCAAAACATGAAATACAAACGCAATTAGCATTAATTAAAACGAATGAATGAATTATATCGGTGAGTGCATTACCTGAGATGCCAATTAGGTCGTATTCAAAAATCCAGCAGGACAAGGCGGCGACAAGGCAAGTTACCCGCACATGATAGAGAGTGATTTTTCCGAGATAGTCCCTAAGAGTATTACCATTAATATTTCGTTGATCGAACCCACCTCTAGCCATTGCAAACAACACTAGCTACTACGAAAGCACCAGaaagatgaagaggaagaacaaCGCACGAGAGCGATAATAATGAACgcagaaaacaaagaagaaatgcAGAAGATTTAGAGAGAGTACTGATGAGTCTAAAAGGATTggtttgtatgtatatatagaggcGAACGTACGTACCGATCAATAAGGCTCCATTTGAAAATAAGAGTCCTACAGAAAGATCAGTAGAGTCGTAGTTGAATCGTTTCTCTATCTCAACAGCTTTGGAATCATATTCAAACTCGTACTCTTGACTAGGAGCCGAACCACTTGTACGGTTGGGGGATTCAGTTCCAAAAATTTcgcaataataaataaatcttcgagggctttttaagaaaaattttatgaaaagaaaagtgagaattactgttaataaattatttttttacatgagtACAAAGTGTGTAAatttcgtatatttttttttaaaaaaataaaatttattattaaaaaaattacttttatgtaagtTTTAGAATGGAATCTAccctctattttaaaaaaaagtatgtaaaTCTGTAATtcgtgtaaaaaaaattaattttttaataatataatctaatttttcaaaCAGTGTACAATATTTACATAACTTAAGACcgaatatagtattactctaaaaaaaaaaaaaaaaatgccaattgCCTTGCTAATAATATGTGTTTACGATTTGGCCCCCACATTGAACTTTCTCATTCTGCCCTTACTCGTTTTTGACATAGTCAAGAAGTTTATTCACAAGAAAAGACATAGTCAAGTACATAGAAAGTCTACATGAGAAGTACTAGAATTTACTAGTTAAAGTAAAAAGTCATCGACATAGTTTATTAAAAGggaaatattattttgactattgcatttgtctcctcattttgatatcttatatattttattttattttaaaattttattttttatttaataattaagaaaataattattagtgtatttttttatatttttaaaaaatgttttaaaatgataaaaaaatgtaaataaaaaatttgaaaaaaataaattaaaaattttgaactaaCGGTAAGATTGAGCGGTATAGTCTGAACAGTAAAGTATCACCACTCTTATTAAAATCAATAACCCCCTCCTATTAGAACAtgcatgttttttaaaaaaagagtttaaacTCATCTATTATTCTCTCTTAATTCGAAACTTATATAATTTCTCTTCCACCAAATGTACTCATCCATACATATAAGAGTCATTATCCAGATTGGTGCCACTCCTAGATTGTCTTGAAAACAGGGACGAATCTAAAGGGGTCAAGCCTCCCCCAAAATTCtgacattttttattaatttgatttaaaactatgtaaaaataaaaatatatataatattagaggTGCATTTTTctaatcttaaatatattttattctccatacatcatatatatatgctcattAATTCATTATGTAAACTCAACTTttgtaatttgatttattatgaCGTGCGTACGTGTAAATTAGTTTtaagttcattttatttttattttgaaacataatcTTAACAATGTTTATGATTTGAAGTTTTTGCCTTATCCATATTCTTTaacttcaattttcaaaataaaatgtaaagaaaatgaCCCATGAATTCTTTGTTGGTCTATATTAAGAATGAATGTGATAATtaataatctttatttgttGAAAAAGCTTTAAGATCAATTGACATGTCAAAtactttattttgatttttttatattcaaacttaaaacttcttataagtaatgctagatatattCGTGGAGTGCATAAGTGTCgcacaattattttgaaaataatgtgatatactattaaaaaattattagtttttcatatagatctcatatttactcacttttttcaaaaagattatgcAGCGCTTATACACTTCacaattgcaaatatcatttctcattgtgATTTCATCCCTACTTGGAGGCCTTTTCAACTTGCTTGGAAATCCAAAGCTTACTAGAAAATCCACTGCTGGCATTGACCATGATAATCATTATAGATAATGGATAGGGTGGGGCTACTATGCTGCCCCACTTTTACTGTTGGGTGTACCGTCCagacgttttttttttcctttttttcacatttaaatattttttaaaaataaaaaacacactaatacacttaaaatcatttccttaatcactaaataaataaataaaagtcaaGCGGTTACTTTGAGTGGTCAAAATAGAAGGCAAAGTAGTGTTTTCCTAATGGATATGTActctttattataaatattatacataatGGATAAGCATAGTGCTGAGAGGAAAATAACAGTTTCGCTTTAGAGTGTTTGGTTTGTTATATAGACTTTAACGACCTCCAATAAAAGGCCGCCATGTTAGCAACTTTACACAAATGAACGTAAGACTATTATACCTGATAATTCCTGGATTTTATTAGTGTTCTTGTTCGTTGTTCTGTAGCCCAACCATCCTTTACTATCTATCAAGTTTGAAGACCGTCACTAGTACCAGACCAGTTCCGTGTAACACACCCGATGGTTAGTGTTTAGgtgaatagaaaaatgtagAGAAGTGCAAGAAAATTAGTCAGATTCAAGGTTGACGTTACAtccaaaagaagaagagagaaattgAGAAATACGTTGTATTAAGCTTCTGGATGATCAACCCTAGAGCCCTTGGCTAGTGCATAAGTAGGATGACCCCTACATGGGCCCGAGTTACAAAAGtaattgcataaaaataaaataaaactatggGTTCAAGCCCACTTACTATACCGTAGTCTaaataaaatgttgaattaaaaTGAAGGAAATTGCTAATGAAATTATCTGGCCCATGTACTAACAAACCATCCCTTAtcaaagcaccttgcccacaaggtgcggGTATCCTTACCCACAATTGTCCCACCACCAGGgtcaaaaataagaattttatttttgccaGTAGCCACTCCATATTTCATAATAACAACACCATCAATGAGTATTGCTACATACACCAAAATCTTCTTGGGAACACAACCACAAATGATACACCACGTTCCACCATAAGCCGATTAGATAAAATGGAAGCTCAACATTGTATTATTCACTACCAAATGTCATCCTTTGAAACATTCTAATTTGTGCAGATTGTTCTGCAGGATTAAATTGTTCACTTTGGCCAAGTTTCATTCCATTGGTGACATTTGAAAGTTCATCCAAAGACTCTAAAGCTCTCACCACCAAACTCATTATTGGCCTTCTTGTAGCTGAATAACGCTCACAAGCTACTACTGTCTTAATCACCCAAAACATTTAATCTCCAACATTGTTATTTTCTAGCCTTGGATCCACCAACCCTCCAAAGTCACCATCTTCAAGTGCTCGAGAAAGCAATGGGCAGGCCCATTCAACAAGGCTATCCTCACCCAATGGCTGAGAGGCATCCACATGCTTGCAACCTATAATCAGTTCCAAAAGCACAATTCGAAAGGATAAACACCAGACTTTTAAGCCAATTTGCCACTTGTTGTGTACTTTGGAGCCATGTATCCAAAAGTTCCCATGACACAGgtgcttgtgtgtgtgtgtctacaTCAACAACTAATTTGGTAAGCCCAAAGTTTGAAACCCAAGCTTCAAAGTTGTTATCTAAAGCAATATTAGATGACTTGATATTCTTGTGAATAATTCGAGGATGACAATCCTCATGGAGATATAAGATTCCACGTGCTGCACCAGCAACAACCTTAACACGCCAAGCATTTTCACCGATTCCCTTAAGTCCTCTTCCACTTCCTTTATTAAAGGGCCAATGAGCTGTTATTAtaagttgaaggaaaaaatagGCCAATGAGCTCCTGTTATTGTTACAGGAGCATATGTCAAAGTGGAATAATCATTGATCAACTTTTTCGTATACCCAGCAGTTTGACCATCAATAGACCACACTCTCCACACAGTCGTTCCTTTGATTATTGTGCCATCGAGTACGAGATCACAAGACAAAAAATAGAGATAGTACATTCAGTACTACTTACTTCAACCCCAGTGTTTTTaattgtaacttttttcctattttttaccTCAAGTATGATAGCTTCCACCAAGATTTGTGAATCAAGCATCAACACAAAGCTTCTCGAGAAATTGAAGCATAATCATCTTCTGTTGAAAGTTAGGTtgaacaacattttcaaaaattctcaaaacaatcATAGGAAAAAATAGCCCGATTTCTAATTCCAATCCAGTTCTAAATCTTGACACCAAACTAATGAAAATGGAGCCAGAAAGCTGAAAAACAATCATAACAAATTTTCAAGCATATGGGCAAACAATTGAGGTTCCCTATTTTCTATCCTTACCTCTTTCTCCAGGAACTCACGAGTAGCAAGGCTCCAATACTCGATGATTCCCTTCACATCTGCAGATACCACAACATCAATTACATGCTTGTACCTCATATTCTTTATTTGTCCTTTGTGTATCTCTTTGGATAGGATAGGTTCATTTGAACCAACCCGTGCATCAACTATATGCGCAAACCTTGAATCTTGGTCACTAATAGCAAGGTTAGCTTTGACATGTCTTTATCTATAGACCCATTCAACACTAACAGCTAGACATTCAATTGGACCTTTAATGACACCAGTAACCACCTGACCCACCATGGCACCATCAACATCATCATGGGTATCCccactttctttatttttcactGTGCCATCAATTGCAATCGTCATGGATTTATTCTTCCGCGAACAACCACGCTTCCGTCCATGACAACCAAACACACCCCTAATTGACATTTCATCGAGCAACTGAGGTGCAGGGTAACACATCAAGAGATCGTTGGCATCAAGGAGAAGGCTCATGACATCATTAGATTCTTCATACAAATACCTTGGTAAATCGAAGCTAAACAAAGGCATGCCTGCAGGGGCAAAGAGCTTTTGCTCGTATTCTTGAAGTTGCTGGTTGACAACTTCAAATACCTCAACAAACGATCTCCCAATCATATGTTGGGTTTTAGGACTTTTTGAACCAACCCCACTTCTTGATTTGTCCACTGGCATCTTGATGACGGGCTACAGGTATGTCTGCAAAAACGAAGAAATGTCCTGGTATCTCTAGTTCCTGAGCTTCGCGAAGATGTCATGCAGCTTGTTGACTACGGGGATCACCGAGTGGAAGGGAATTTCTCGATCGTTGTTGCTGCTACTACCAGTTATAAAGACCTTGGCGAGGTCGTCGAGCAAGATGAGAGGACTCGACGAACTGATGGGTACTGCTGCTTGTAGGTCCTCCTAAAGAAGAGAACTCCCAATGCTAGGGGGTTGCTTCTGATTAGAGAGCCAGAGGCAGAGAGGgaacaaacaagaaaagaattgtgACAGAGatcagtttttgaatttttgattcAAAGTGACGGAGACAAACAGAGAAgttagagaagaagaaatgtgaGGGAGGGTGAGAAGCGAAGACCACCAAGGTCAAACTTCCATCTGATGTTAAGGGAATCGTTCCTAGCGGTTGAACTGCCATGCACCCTCTCTTTGTGTCGAGTCTCTATTGGCATTTGTTTCCTGAGAAAGGAAAATTTCAATTGCCCCCAAAGTTGAGCCGAAGCCAGTAGAGGAGAAGAAATCCACGCAGAGAAAAAATCAAGATTTGAGAGAGACAACCTTTGTCGAAGATGAAATCGGACAAGCAATCCACtgctctttccttttttttcttccacttttgtggcatgttcttcttcttcttgcaacTCATGAAGTTGTTGCTCCATATGActaaaattttcttcaaaatcctCCTTGcagaattttgagattttattgaatTCGTTCCATCTTTGATTTTATTGAGAGATACAAGAATTTATTCCATGATAGTATAGAGACCGATGTCTCTCTTATACCAATTTGTAACATACCTGATAGTTGAAGTTTAGTTGAATAGAAAATGTaggaaagtaaaagaaaataaattagattCGAGGTTGACTCTTacctccaaaagaaaaagagagaaattgaaaaatattttgtattaagctTCTGTATGATCAACCTTAGAGTTCTTGGCTCATACATGAGCAGAATGACCCCTATATGGGCCTGAGCTACAAAACTAATTgcatacaaagaaaataaaactatggGTTCAAGCCTACTTATTAGACTAAGTCTAAATAAAATgctaaattaaaaagaagaaaattgctaataaaattatctagcCCATGGCCATGTACTTTGTTCTTAGATTGTGACATTCGTTTGCCACCACAACTGCCCAACGGAGTTGCCACACCTAGTTCCGTCGCCCACCAAGGTCCATCGTTGCAGGAGTCCACAACATTGATTTAGCTACCAAGTTCTGTCAGTTGAGAGTTGTTTATCACCGTCGAGATTTAGCCACAACAATCACTATCAATTTCTGCAATCACTTCCTAAAATGGTCCAAAATTGAACCTGCGGCTGCACAGACCCCAACATGCACCAGCCACCAATTAggatataagattttttttcctttcttttgaaaGGACGCAGATGCAAAAAAGTGTATCCGGTCCCAATTTTTGAAGTTAAAATATGTCTGAAAGTGACATTTCCGCCATAGATGAGCTTTAAGGGTCCTATACCCACCAAGTAGCTAGCACGCAGGAACTTTcggctttatatatatatatatatatatatatattagaaaaatttaattgtaaataattcTGCACACTAATACGCGCgttcattcaatatgattaattaaaaagtagattttattagaaacagtgctaatttaaatttagaatatgaaggtaacaaaattaatacgcagattggtacgcaaattTACTTGtttatagcaaaactcatatattatatatatatatatccttctctttcattttttatttaaactcaacaATTGTATAGTTTCTGACACACcaatctctctctatctctctgatTGTGGGGAGGGCTACTGGTTGTTGGTTGCGAGAGAGGGGAGGGTCGCGAGTAAGGAGACAATGCCGGTGCtgggtttagagagagagagagtccacAGGTGAAGGGGGTTCACCTCTAGAGGGGGGAGGAGGATTTTAAGTGGGggtgttttttatgttttctctGTGAAGGTTAAGTCTCGTttactttcaaaaaaatatctcattttattttatttaattattataaattttttaatttttaatttaaaataaaataaataatttaattttttttaaattacaaaataaaaataatatttaaaaataatattaaaaaatatattctaataatattttatttaattttttaattttaattccatcttatctcatttttaaaaataagggAGTACTAAATACGTATGTCTCATACGTGACATTCTTTCAGGgctgttatttggaaaaaaatagtcAGACCGGTTTGAATTTTTTCTCGGAGAAGAAACATACGCATGCAGCTCTTCTGGCAGtatctgctgctgctgctgagttgctcaattttttttcgTTTATTATTTAGGAAAATCAAAAGCTCAGATCATTATCATTTATCCGCTTGCATGTCAGGTAACCAATGCATTAGGTTTCAGGATGGGCCAAAACATCCCACGTGATAGCTATTGCGAGACTGGATTCAAATCTCTTCAGGTCCTTCTCAGATCGCGACAACTCTTGAAAGAACCAGTGGGCCATGCAAATCCTTATCGGTAGTTTCTCGACAGGCGTGGCGATATCTAATTGGGTCAACTGAGATAAGGCGGGAATATTTGGATTTCAGCAG harbors:
- the LOC121249033 gene encoding sugar carrier protein C-like encodes the protein MARGGFDQRNINGNTLRDYLGKITLYHVRVTCLVAALSCWIFEYDLIGISDAVASLPLFLKKHFPSFDLTDESALFIFRLFLAARELLGFSGILWVAKKLGGEILYYALIGNFVYAAASIFNFVVANSNVFMRLIGRVCWAIGMGVKIHTHIYLPFASNRPISN
- the LOC121248048 gene encoding proline-rich receptor-like protein kinase PERK10 codes for the protein MRYKHVIDVVVSADVKGIIEYWSLATREFLEKELSGSIFISLVSRFRTGLELEIGSSLAYFFLQLIITAHWPFNKGSGRGLKGIGENAWRVKVVAGAARGILYLHEDCHPRIIHKNIKSSNIALDNNFEAWVSNFGLTKLVVDVDTHTQAPVSWELLDTWLQSCKHVDASQPLGEDSLVEWACPLLSRALEDGDFGGLVDPRLENNNVGD